One Elephas maximus indicus isolate mEleMax1 chromosome X, mEleMax1 primary haplotype, whole genome shotgun sequence DNA segment encodes these proteins:
- the AMER1 gene encoding APC membrane recruitment protein 1, translated as METRNDEAAQYKEVAAFGDTQVQGPAKGAKNKTAEAKEGSVSEPPSSGPGRLKKTAMKLFGGKKGICTLPSFLGGGRSKGSGRGSSRKGLGKSKTHDGLGEAVCGPEDVASEGTDLTLPLPESPCKFSSSQSTHGSLETGPRCKMSVPGAIEKAEAEKFPSVLKPKKVLKGFFSSIRRQRKGKVTGTEQSEPGVKMSEGARARSHKHVSSDPLLHSEETLQPSSKEDAKSQDASGSKVSPAPESSPPATEKRAYKDPEEPTEVCASALQQLKLVPEASGPEEPHSPEKGDNVVAGEVNLPSGPVGDQLSLLFGDVTSLKSFDSLTGCGDIIAEQDMDSMTDSMASGGQRANRDGTKRSSCLVTYQGGGEEMALPDDDEEEEEEEVELEEEEEEEVKGEEEDDDLEYLWASAQMYLRPNLNLSYHPTTSPGDHSYMLLDPVRSYPGLASGDLLTPQSDQQESAPNSDEGYYDSITPGFEDDSGEALGLVHRDCLPRDSYSGDALYEFYELDDSLENSPPGDDCLYDLHGHSSEMFDPFLDFEPFSSSRPPGAMETEEERLVTIQKQLLYWELRREQLEAQEAREAHAREARVRDAHTREKYAQEARTWEAHAREGLAQEAYAREAQACEAHTREARAQEAHTREACAREAQAQEAQTWQEKPIMEYQMRPLGPSVMGLVAGTSGVSQTSHHGTTSAFPATASSEPDWRDFRPLEKRFEGTCSKKDQSTCLMQLFQSDAMFEPDMQEANFGGSPRRAYPTYSPPEEPEEEEIEKEGNATVSFSQALVEFTSNGNLFSSMSCSSDSDSSFTQNLPELPPMVTFDIADVERDGEGECEENPEFHNEDLAASLEAFAMGYCHKQAFNNYRSRFYQGLPWGVSSLPRYLGLPGMHPRPPPAAMALNRRSRSLDTAEILELELSSSHLAQGYMEFDELQAQQEDSNEEEEEEEREWGRDSPLSLYTEPPGAYDWPTWAPCPLPVGLGPAWINPSQLDGPSSQSPYRQATCYVPPVAMSMPLPVPGPEPRAPRESGPQLARPSHLSLPLGPCYNLQPQTSQNERARSRDVLLPVDEPSCSSSSGGFISSPLSQAKPVGITHGIPQLPKILPEPRQPQTIHYGASSLDLSKEGAEQGSSLSTCYSSAVVNGNLAE; from the coding sequence ATGGAGACACGAAATGATGAAGCGGCTCAGTACAAGGAAGTGGCAGCCTTTGGGGACACCCAGGTCCAAGGGCCAGCAAAAGGAGCCAAGAACAAGACAGCTGAGGCAAAGGAAGGGTCAGTGTCAGAGCCACCCTCATCCGGCCCAGGTAGGCTGAAGAAAACTGCCATGAAACTGTTTGGTGGCAAGAAGGGCATCTGTACCCTGcctagttttttgggggggggacgaAGCAAAGGTTCTGGGAGAGGCAGCTCCAGGAAGGGTCTCGGCAAGAGCAAAACCCAcgatggcttgggtgaggcagtCTGTGGCCCTGAAGATGTTGCCAGTGAGGGAACTGACCTCACCTTACCTTTGCCTGAGTCACCCTGCAAATTTTCCAGCTCCCAGAGCACCCATGGGTCTTTGGAGACAGGCCCCAGATGCAAGATGTCTGTGCCCGGAGCCATAGAGAAGGCTGAGGCTGAGAAGTTTCCCTCTGTGCTCAAACCAAAGAAAGTTCTGAAAGGCTTTTTCAGCAGTATCCGCCGTCAACGGAAGGGCAAAGTCACTGGGACTGAGCAAAGTGAACCAGGGGTCAAGATGTCTGAGGGGGCCAGAGCCAGGTCTCATAAGCATGTGAGCTCAGACCCTCTGCTTCACTCTGAGGAGACCCTCCAACCCTCAAGCAAGGAAGATGCCAAATCCCAGGATGCCTCTGGGTCAAAAGTTTCTCCAGCACCAGAGTCTTCTCCACCAGCTACTGAGAAGAGAGCCTATAAGGATCCAGAAGAACCCACAGAGGTCTGTGCTTCAGCACTACAGCAGCTCAAGCTTGTCCCTGAAGCCAGTGGCCCTGAAGAGCCCCACAGTCCAGAGAAAGGGGACAATGTGGTGGCAGGAGAGGTAAATCTacccagtggccctgtggggGATCAACTGAGCCTCTTGTTTGGGGATGTCACATCCCTGAAAAGCTTTGACTCACTGACAGGTTGTGGGGACATCATAGCTGAACAAGACATGGACAGCATGACAGATAGCATGGCCTCTGGGGGCCAGAGGGCCAACCGAGATGGGACCAAGCGAAGTTCCTGCCTGGTGACTTATCAAGGAGGTGGAGAGGAGATGGCATTGCCAGATGatgatgaggaagaggaagaagaagaggtagaattggaggaggaagaagaggaggaagtaaAGGGGGAAGAGGAAGATGATGACTTAGAATATCTGTGGGCAAGTGCCCAGATGTACCTAAGGCCCAACCTGAACCTAAGCTACCATCCCACCACATCCCCTGGTGACCACAGCTACATGCTCCTTGACCCGGTTCGGTCTTATCCTGGCCTAGCCTCCGGGGACCTTTTGACTCCTCAGAGTGACCAGCAAGAGTCTGCACCCAATAGTGATGAAGGTTATTACGACTCCATCACACCCGGATTTGAGGATGATTCAGGTGAGGCCCTGGGGCTTGTCCACAGGGATTGCCTGCCCCGAGACAGCTACAGCGGAGATGCCCTTTATGAGTTCTATGAGCTAGATGACAGTCTTGAGAATTCCCCACCTGGAGATGACTGTCTTTATGACCTCCATGGTCACAGCTCTGAAATGTTTGACCCCTTCTTGGACTTTGAACCCTTCTCTTCCTCCCGGCCACCTGGGGCAatggagacagaagaagaacggCTAGTGACCATCCAGAAACAATTATTGTATTGGGAGCTTCGGCGGGAACAGCTTGAGGCCCAAGAGGCCCGGGAGGCACATGCTAGAGAGGCTCGTGTCAGGGATGCCCACACCAGGGAGAAATATGCCCAAGAAGCTCGCACCTGGGAAGCTCATGCCAGAGAGGGCCTAGCCCAAGAGGCCTATGCTAGGGAGGCCCAGGCCTGTGAGGCCCATACCAGAGAGGCTCGTGCCCAAGAAGCCCATACTAGGGAGGCCTGTGCCCGAGAGGCCCAAGCCCAAGAGGCCCAAACCTGGCAGGAGAAGCCCATCATGGAATATCAGATGAGGCCCTTAGGCCCATCAGTGATGGGCCTGGTGGCAGGGACATCAGGGGTCTCTCAGACTTCCCACCATGGAACCACCTCAGCTTTCCCTGCCACTGCAAGCAGTGAACCAGACTGGAGGGACTTCCGTCCTCTGGAGAAGCGTTTTGAAGGAACCTGCTCCAAGAAAGATCAAAGTACCTGTCTGATGCAGCTCTTTCAGAGTGATGCCATGTTTGAGCCAGACATGCAAGAAGCAAATTTTGGAGGGTCCCCCAGAAGGGCCTACCCTACTTACTCGCCCCCTGAAGAGCCAGAGGAAGAGGAGATTGAGAAGGAAGGGAATGCCACTGTGAGTTTCTCACAGGCCCTGGTGGAGTTCACCAGCAACGGGAACCTCTTCTCCAGCATGTCCTGCAgctctgattctgactcatccttCACTCAAAACCTCCCCGAGCTCCCTCCCATGGTGACCTTCGACATTGCTGATGTGGAACGGGATGGGGAAGGTGAGTGCGAAGAGAATCCTGAGTTCCACAATGAAGACCTTGCAGCCTCCTTGGAAGCTTTCGCTATGGGCTACTGCCACAAACAAGCCTTCAACAACTATCGCAGCCGATTCTACCAAGGCCTGCCCTGGGGTGTGAGCAGCCTCCCTCGATACTTGGGACTGCCTGGCATGCACCCTCGGCCTCCACCTGCTGCCATGGCTCTGAACAGGAGGAGCCGCTCCCTCGACACTGCAGAGATCCTGGAGCTGGAGCTTTCCAGTTCCCACCTGGCTCAGGGCTacatggagtttgatgagcttcAGGCCCAGCAAGAAGATTCCaatgaagaagaagaggaggaggaaagagaatgGGGACGAGACAGTCCCCTGTCCCTCTACACTGAGCCCCCAGGAGCCTATGACTGGCCTACCTGGGCCCCTTGTCCTCTCCCAGTGGGGCTAGGTCCTGCCTGGATAAACCCTAGCCAGTTGGATGGGCCTTCCAGCCAGTCTCCATACAGGCAGGCAACCTGCTATGTACCTCCTGTGGCCATGTCTATGCCTCTGCCAGTACCAGGGCCAGAGCCAAGGGCACCCCGGGAATCCGGGCCTCAGCTAGCTCGGCCTTCACACCTATCCCTGCCTCTGGGCCCTTGCTATAACCTCCAGCCACAGACCTCTCAGAATGAGAGGGCCAGGTCTCGAGATGTGCTGTTGCCTGTGGATGAGCCCAGTTGCTCCTCTAGTTCTGGAGGCTTCATCTCCAGCCCTCTGTCCCAAGCCAAGCCTGTGGGCATCACCCATGGCATCCCTCAGCTGCCAAAGATCCTGCCTGAGCCCCGACAGCCTCAGACCATTCACTATGGGGCTTCCAGCCTTGACCTGTCAAAGGAGGGGGCTGAGCAAGGTTCCTCTCTCTCTACCTGCTACTCCTCCGCTGTCgtgaatggaaacctagcagagTAG